A window from Neodiprion fabricii isolate iyNeoFabr1 chromosome 2, iyNeoFabr1.1, whole genome shotgun sequence encodes these proteins:
- the LOC124175622 gene encoding uncharacterized protein LOC124175622 yields the protein MVRTISCTFLGFSVRRLSCRKPIKSNVETGLVFNPKYVITSPKYPSIYPSSQDCVYVLKGSQFAKCEQEFHLQFLDFQLEASTGCVEDYLKIGNGTVYCGNSIGTRKFRGQDNSLKIIFHSGNGTRAKGFRILVTALPCGDSQLSPLTKVSSTTKAAIVDNGAKTSYPVYRPEIEFDEEDEASKDVGRGDQPSPRIHTTTYPTKASSTPSNLPNGLKRPSEHLELPEFEQHDFCHKNCGHVQEAEVSFSSSKPPSITSYLYLPPASIARPLKVTGANTSPNLSSEKIPGGIAIRNFEETTTRPSQLAVETTEPSRDFIVHPQKIPLPFTRLGVKPEKRTQSSLSSQSPSQTYETFNRWLTYGVPDSLSPVNPSVPTTSFDPFPNNNNNNNNDPGISYNPNLGTNCGDGRSPSFGTGNGNFVPPGSNGFGNNPGVNCIPTTTNCGGNSIPNFGTGNGNFVPTGSNGFGNIPSYYPSNGGNGRPSFYPVTPYPAPSYPGTNVQPYHPSGTNFGNDNGYPDAGNEFDFSFGVNNNNNNGNYPTKTPTNGYYYPNGNGNGNGNPFYGTDDTTYFNNGLSECCGSVYSSSNFLLANPGFPSLIYSSNSYECQYTIQRASQSTCQLRMYFKFFNFGSEDQFCAYGYVEVDGRRLCGCKTGLNVTTSFDNIATKVITVKYLGYPKVKFNGFVIEVTQESCLTNYLRTGSGSAGQEFLLNTNQPLFATNYQRNYKRSASLDGEAERSSDPEKDVEELREKRDLGHTFERTNSAALTTSQNLFFGSCQVFKFLNWVKAAKQVYLRSAQCSSGSTNTGTLSTISVIPIFPDNVNSAIVNFPSSANCETVNVVEGIVSSSYYPNSYSNNLNQCYRFFKAPGYCQLELAILDFDLENSTLCRKDYVTFSGQKKRYCGTSLTGSRTIFDLTQSSFADLYFVTDSSGTGRGFRAGFTQISC from the exons ATGGTTCGCACGATCAGTTGTACTTTCCTTGGCTTCTCGGTCAGGCGACTGTCCTGTCGAAAACCGATCAAGAGTAACGTTGAAACGGGACTAGTGTTCAATCCGAAG TACGTCATCACCAGCCCAAAATATCCGAGCATCTACCCCAGCAGTCAGGACTGTGTCTACGTTTTGAAGGGTAGTCAGTTCGCCAAGTGCGAACAGGAATTTCACCTCCagtttctcgacttccagctTGAGGCTTCTACAGGGTGCGTTGAGGATTACCTCAAAATCGGGAACGGAACTGTCTACTGTGGCAACAGCATCGGGACTCGGAAATTCCGGGGCCAGGACAACAGTCTGAAGATCATTTTCCATTCGGGAAACGGAACGAGGGCCAAAGGGTTCAGGATTTTGGTTACAGCCTTACCCTGTGGTGACTCTCAGCTAAGCCCACTGACCAAAGTATCGTCGACCACGAAGGCCGCAATCGTTGACAACGGCGCGAAGACTTCATACCCGGTATATCGCCCGGAGATCGAGTTCGACGAAGAAGACGAGGCTTCGAAGGATGTAGGGAGAGGAGACCAGCCCTCGCCACGCATTCACACAACCACGTATCCGACGAAAGCCTCTTCAACGCCATCCAACTTGCCCAACGGGCTGAAGAGACCGTCGGAACACCTTGAGCTTCCGGAGTTTGAGCAGCATGATTTCTGCCACAAAAACTGCGGCCATGTGCAAGAGGCAGAAGTCAGTTTCTCGAGTTCGAAACCCCCCAGTATCACGTCTTACCTCTACTTACCGCCAGCCAGCATCGCCAGGCCACTCAAGGTCACGGGAGCAAATACTTCGCCGAACCTTTCGTCGGAAAAAATTCCCGGTGGAATAGCGATCAGGAATTTCGAGGAGACAACCACTCGACCCTCTCAATTGGCCGTCGAGACCACCGAACCTTCGAGGGATTTCATCGTTCATCCTCAGAAAATTCCACTTCCGTTTACCAGGCTTGGAGTCAAGCCCGAAAAGCGGACTCAGTCCTCGCTGAGTAGTCAGAGTCCATCTCAGACTTACGAAACCTTCAACAGATGGCTGACATACGGGGTTCCCGATTCACTGTCCCCCGTGAATCCCTCGGTTCCGACGACCAGCTTCGACCCCTTTccaaacaacaacaacaacaacaataatgatcCAGGCATCAGCTACAATCCGAATCTAGGTACAAATTGCGGGGATGGTCGTAGTCCGAGTTTTGGAACGGGAAATGGAAACTTCGTTCCGCCAGGGTCGAACGGGTTCGGTAACAACCCGGGGGTCAACTGCATTCCTACGACTACGAATTGCGGAGGAAATTCTATCCCGAATTTCGGAACGGGGAACGGGAACTTCGTACCGACAGGATCCAACGGGTTTGGAAATATTCCCAGCTATTACCCGAGTAACGGCGGGAACGGAAGACCAAGTTTTTACCCTGTCACGCCTTATCCGGCCCCTTCTTACCCGGGGACAAACGTCCAACCCTATCATCCGTCAGGCACGAATTTCGGAAACGACAACGGATATCCGGACGCAGGAAATGAGTTTGACTTTAGCTTCGGAgttaataacaacaacaacaacggtAATTATCCAACCAAGACTCCTACGAACGGTTATTACTATCCGAATGGAAATGGGAACGGAAACGGCAACCCGTTTTACGGAACCGACGACACGACCTACTTCAACAACGGTTTGTCTGAGTGCTGCGGCTCGGTGTACTCATCGAGCAATTTCCTCCTGGCAAATCCCGGATTCCCGAGTTTGATATACTCCTCTAACAGTTACGAGTGTCAGTACACGATTCAGCGAGCCTCGCAGAGCACTTGCCAGCTTCGGATGTACTTCAAGTTCTTCAACTTTGGCTCCGAAGACCAATTCTGCGCTTACGGATACGTTGAAGTCGACGGTCGCAGACTCTGCGGGTGCAAGACTGGCCTCAACGTCACTACCTCCTTCGACAACATCGCCACGAAAGTGATCACCGTCAAGTATCTTGGTTATCCGAAGGTCAAGTTCAACGGGTTCGTAATCGAAGTCACCCAGGAGTCCTGCTTGACCAATTACCTTAGAACGGGAAGCGGTTCCGCCGGTCAGGAATTTCTCCTTAACACGAACCAGCCACTCTTCGCAACAAATTATCAAAGGAACTACAAGCGGAGCGCAAGCCTCGACGGCGAAGCTGAACGATCCTCGGACCCTGAAAAGGATGTCGAAGAGTTACGGGAAAAACGTGACCTGGGTCACACCTTCGAGAGAACCAATTCCGCGGCCTTGACGACCAGCCAAAATCTGTTTTTCGGGTCTTGCCAAGTGTTCAAGTTCCTGAACTGGGTCAAGGCTGCGAAGCAGGTATACTTGAGGAGCGCACAGTGCTCGAGCGGATCTACCAACACCGGAACCTTGTCGACGATATCGGTAATACCGATTTTTCCGGATAACGTAAACTCCGCCATCGTCAATTTCCCATCCTCGGCGAACTGCGAGACGGTGAACGTCGTCGAGGGGATCGTATCCTCGTCGTATTACCCGAACAGCTACTCAAACAATCTCAATCAGTGTTACAG GTTCTTTAAGGCACCTGGCTACTGCCAGCTGGAATTAGCGATCCTGGATTTCGATCTGGAAAACAGCACGTTGTGCAGAAAGGACTACGTGACGTTCAGCGGTCAGAAAAAGCGATACTGTGGAACGTCGCTGACAGGAAGTCGAA CGATCTTTGACTTGACGCAATCCAGCTTTGCAGACTTGTATTTTGTGACCGATTCTTCAGGGACTGGGAGAGGATTTCGGGCTGGGTTTACGCAAATATCCTGCTGA
- the LOC124175021 gene encoding uncharacterized protein LOC124175021, which produces MWPLLVVVALVDASTSRTESLNFKNSRSGIPLRLNDLNMNLNDMLRKSETDPLDKYESALAAVPLTDDAIGGNGMQYQGDEEPFDKLSIFNDLRENQLGGNADDRISPNDGEDDNELDQLSAYLTQLLQEPGGWEPPVFVIEEPAIEWESPGVLDDLPDGIEALPTPWKRSRYYRRYPWKRQNSRSHYVNDSSRYLCTPTREDVFQLLVALHDARQGNKSRTVNFCKRRRPAGTVFTNIRFLGRKK; this is translated from the exons ATGTGGCCCCTTCTCGTCGTTGTGGCTTTGGTCGATGCCTCGACCTCGAGAACTgaaagtttgaatttcaagAACAGCCGCAGCGGGATTCCTCTGCGCCTGAACGACCTGAACATGAACTTGAACGATATGCTTCGTAAATCGGAAACCGACCCTCTCGACAAATACGAATCTGCACTGGCCGCAGTTCCTCTCACCGACGATGCAATCGGGGGAAATGGAATGCAATATCAGGGCGACGAGGAACCTTTCGATAAATTGTCAATATTTAACGATTTAAGGGAAAACCAACTGGGCGGAAACGCGG ACGACAGGATTTCGCCAAACGATGGAGAGGACGACAATGAACTCGATCAATTGTCCGCATACCTTACGCAACTCCTTCAGGAACCGGGTGGCTGGGAGCCCCCCGTCTTTGTGATCGAGGAGCCAGCCATTGAGTGGGAAAGTCCTGGAGTGTTGGACGATTTGCCCGATGGAATCGAGGCTCTTCCGACGCCGTGGAAGCGCTCGCGTTACTACAGACGATATCCTTGGAAGCGACAGAATTCCAG GTCTCACTACGTAAACGACAGCTCAAGATACCTCTGCACTCCGACTCGGGAGGACGTCTTTCAGCTTCTTGTCGCGCTGCACGACGCACGTCAAGGGAACAAGTCCAGAACCgtgaatttttgcaaacgGCGACGTCCCGCCGGAACGGTGTTCACCAACATCCGCTTCCTCGGGCGCAAGAAATAA
- the LOC124175018 gene encoding uncharacterized protein LOC124175018 isoform X4 — translation MDRISSTSIEDTTFDFWSLPHWVLELTINCFSYPLVRSRLEMLMGTNVVRLTDRRYMQKLITRIRQDYEASQQERVAKRVTNELMRTKKMILERLIPVQEAPEELRRYPLFQLYLYCDAIIEEKQRKRMPKKVHVTDSLYQMLYPENSGEKVEEEAEDNEVYMKTEVVNGAQKLVPMTTEEIAVIMTEQEKEKDIENGYLLTQEDYDRLYFETEAIKELREMQSVEEMYTKAQEIVGILYSYADEGRYQKAALEKQQREAEFEAASEFAKTVSSADDGTAVASGGAPQRPEKPGVDPGAAVSTAE, via the exons ATGGATCGCATCTCTTCAACAAGTATCGAAGACACAACTTTCGATTTTTGGAGCCTGCCTCACTGGGTCCTGGAGCTGACGATTAATTG CTTCAGCTATCCTCTCGTGAGATCAAGACTGGAGATGCTGATGGGAACGAACGTTGTGCGATTGACGGACAGAAGGTACATGCAGAAGTTGATAACCAGGATTCGCCAAGACTACGAAGCGTCGCAGCAGGAGCGAGTCGCAAAGCGAGTC ACGAACGAACTGATGAGGACCAAGAAGATGATACTGGAACGACTTATTCCCGTCCAAGAGGCGCCTGAGGAATTGCGGAGGTACCCGCTATTCCAGCTATATCTCTACTGCGATGCGATAATTGAGGAGAAACAGAGAAAG CGAATGCCGAAGAAAGTTCACGTCACTGATTCTCTCTACCAAATGCTTTATCCGGAAAATTCTGGCGAGAAAGTGGAGGAGGAAGCTGAAGACAACGAAGTCTACATGAAAACCGAGGTGGTCAACGGGGCTCAAAAACTG GTGCCCATGACAACCGAAGAGATAGCTGTGATCATGACCGAGcaggagaaggagaaagacATTGAAAACGGCTATCTGCTGACTCAAGAAGATTACGATCGACTGTACTTTGAAACGGAGGCAATCAAGGAGCTCAGAGAGATGCAG agcGTCGAAGAGATGTACACGAAGGCCCAAGAGATCGTCGGCATCCTTTACTCCTACGCCGACGAAGGTCGATACCAGAAGGCAGCTCTGGAGAAGCAGCAGAGAGAAGCCGAGTTCGAGGCTGCGTCAGAATTTGCAAAGACGGTTTCCTCGGCGGATGACGGGACCGCTGTCGCATCCGGCGGAGCCCCGCAGAGACCGGAAAAACCCGGCGTAGATCCCGGGGCGGCTGTTTCAACTGCGGAATAA
- the LOC124175018 gene encoding uncharacterized protein LOC124175018 isoform X5 gives MVGTGADKIRLQLSSREIKTGDADGNERCAIDGQKVHAEVDNQDSPRLRSVAAGASRKASRTYLTNELMRTKKMILERLIPVQEAPEELRRYPLFQLYLYCDAIIEEKQRKRMPKKVHVTDSLYQMLYPENSGEKVEEEAEDNEVYMKTEVVNGAQKLVPMTTEEIAVIMTEQEKEKDIENGYLLTQEDYDRLYFETEAIKELREMQSVEEMYTKAQEIVGILYSYADEGRYQKAALEKQQREAEFEAASEFAKTVSSADDGTAVASGGAPQRPEKPGVDPGAAVSTAE, from the exons CTTCAGCTATCCTCTCGTGAGATCAAGACTGGAGATGCTGATGGGAACGAACGTTGTGCGATTGACGGACAGAAGGTACATGCAGAAGTTGATAACCAGGATTCGCCAAGACTACGAAGCGTCGCAGCAGGAGCGAGTCGCAAAGCGAGTCGTACGTACCTT ACGAACGAACTGATGAGGACCAAGAAGATGATACTGGAACGACTTATTCCCGTCCAAGAGGCGCCTGAGGAATTGCGGAGGTACCCGCTATTCCAGCTATATCTCTACTGCGATGCGATAATTGAGGAGAAACAGAGAAAG CGAATGCCGAAGAAAGTTCACGTCACTGATTCTCTCTACCAAATGCTTTATCCGGAAAATTCTGGCGAGAAAGTGGAGGAGGAAGCTGAAGACAACGAAGTCTACATGAAAACCGAGGTGGTCAACGGGGCTCAAAAACTG GTGCCCATGACAACCGAAGAGATAGCTGTGATCATGACCGAGcaggagaaggagaaagacATTGAAAACGGCTATCTGCTGACTCAAGAAGATTACGATCGACTGTACTTTGAAACGGAGGCAATCAAGGAGCTCAGAGAGATGCAG agcGTCGAAGAGATGTACACGAAGGCCCAAGAGATCGTCGGCATCCTTTACTCCTACGCCGACGAAGGTCGATACCAGAAGGCAGCTCTGGAGAAGCAGCAGAGAGAAGCCGAGTTCGAGGCTGCGTCAGAATTTGCAAAGACGGTTTCCTCGGCGGATGACGGGACCGCTGTCGCATCCGGCGGAGCCCCGCAGAGACCGGAAAAACCCGGCGTAGATCCCGGGGCGGCTGTTTCAACTGCGGAATAA
- the LOC124175018 gene encoding uncharacterized protein LOC124175018 isoform X6: protein MVELHEFKLLSFCFSYPLVRSRLEMLMGTNVVRLTDRRYMQKLITRIRQDYEASQQERVAKRVTNELMRTKKMILERLIPVQEAPEELRRYPLFQLYLYCDAIIEEKQRKRMPKKVHVTDSLYQMLYPENSGEKVEEEAEDNEVYMKTEVVNGAQKLVPMTTEEIAVIMTEQEKEKDIENGYLLTQEDYDRLYFETEAIKELREMQSVEEMYTKAQEIVGILYSYADEGRYQKAALEKQQREAEFEAASEFAKTVSSADDGTAVASGGAPQRPEKPGVDPGAAVSTAE from the exons ATGGTCGAATTACACGAGTTCAAGCTCCTCAGCTTCTG CTTCAGCTATCCTCTCGTGAGATCAAGACTGGAGATGCTGATGGGAACGAACGTTGTGCGATTGACGGACAGAAGGTACATGCAGAAGTTGATAACCAGGATTCGCCAAGACTACGAAGCGTCGCAGCAGGAGCGAGTCGCAAAGCGAGTC ACGAACGAACTGATGAGGACCAAGAAGATGATACTGGAACGACTTATTCCCGTCCAAGAGGCGCCTGAGGAATTGCGGAGGTACCCGCTATTCCAGCTATATCTCTACTGCGATGCGATAATTGAGGAGAAACAGAGAAAG CGAATGCCGAAGAAAGTTCACGTCACTGATTCTCTCTACCAAATGCTTTATCCGGAAAATTCTGGCGAGAAAGTGGAGGAGGAAGCTGAAGACAACGAAGTCTACATGAAAACCGAGGTGGTCAACGGGGCTCAAAAACTG GTGCCCATGACAACCGAAGAGATAGCTGTGATCATGACCGAGcaggagaaggagaaagacATTGAAAACGGCTATCTGCTGACTCAAGAAGATTACGATCGACTGTACTTTGAAACGGAGGCAATCAAGGAGCTCAGAGAGATGCAG agcGTCGAAGAGATGTACACGAAGGCCCAAGAGATCGTCGGCATCCTTTACTCCTACGCCGACGAAGGTCGATACCAGAAGGCAGCTCTGGAGAAGCAGCAGAGAGAAGCCGAGTTCGAGGCTGCGTCAGAATTTGCAAAGACGGTTTCCTCGGCGGATGACGGGACCGCTGTCGCATCCGGCGGAGCCCCGCAGAGACCGGAAAAACCCGGCGTAGATCCCGGGGCGGCTGTTTCAACTGCGGAATAA